In Amycolatopsis sp. EV170708-02-1, the following are encoded in one genomic region:
- a CDS encoding ParA family protein: MTPPPSDPASAGQELGWTPIAEEAVRAASVLHPKEGALPRPNRRRVLTVANQKGGVGKTTSTVNLAAALAVHGLKTLVIDLDPQGNASTALDIDHRSGTPSIYEVLIGEVSLAEAAAQSEQSPNLYCVPATIDLAGAEIELVSMASREMRLKEALSSEILDEIGVDYVFIDCPPSLGLLTVNAMVAAQEVLIPIQCEYYALEGLGQLLSNIELVQAHLNRELSVSTILLTMYDGRTKLADQVTNEVRNHFGDTVLKTVIPRSVKVSEAPGYGQTVLAYDPGSRGAMSYVDAAKEIAQRGVEMKERSGTA; the protein is encoded by the coding sequence GTGACTCCCCCGCCGTCCGACCCTGCGAGCGCCGGCCAGGAACTCGGCTGGACGCCCATCGCCGAAGAAGCCGTCCGCGCCGCCAGCGTGCTGCACCCCAAGGAGGGTGCACTCCCCCGGCCGAACCGTCGGCGAGTGCTGACGGTCGCCAACCAGAAGGGCGGCGTCGGCAAGACGACGAGCACGGTGAACCTCGCCGCCGCCCTCGCCGTCCACGGGCTCAAGACGCTCGTGATCGACCTGGACCCTCAGGGCAACGCGAGCACCGCGCTCGACATCGACCACCGATCCGGCACGCCGTCGATCTACGAGGTGCTGATCGGTGAGGTGTCGCTGGCCGAGGCGGCGGCGCAGAGCGAGCAGTCGCCCAACCTCTACTGCGTCCCCGCGACCATCGACCTCGCCGGCGCCGAGATCGAACTCGTCTCCATGGCGTCCCGCGAGATGCGGCTCAAGGAGGCGCTCTCGTCCGAGATCCTCGACGAGATCGGCGTCGACTACGTCTTCATCGACTGCCCGCCGTCGCTCGGTCTGCTGACCGTCAACGCGATGGTCGCCGCGCAGGAGGTGCTGATCCCGATCCAGTGTGAGTACTACGCGCTCGAAGGTCTGGGGCAGCTGCTGAGCAACATCGAACTCGTTCAGGCGCACCTGAACCGCGAACTTAGTGTCTCCACGATTCTGCTCACCATGTACGACGGCCGGACGAAGCTGGCCGATCAGGTGACGAACGAGGTCCGAAACCACTTCGGGGACACTGTTCTCAAGACGGTGATCCCGCGCAGTGTGAAGGTCTCCGAGGCGCCCGGGTACGGGCAGACCGTCCTCGCTTACGACCCGGGTTCGCGGGGTGCGATGAGCTACGTGGACGCGGCGAAGGAGATCGCCCAGCGCGGAGTGGAGATGAAGGAAAGGAGCGGTACGGCATGA
- a CDS encoding ParB/RepB/Spo0J family partition protein, producing the protein MSERRGGLGRGLAALIPTGPPPGSAAPVENGSPAPSAPASKPAGPDDKGWFAANGAAGSHGGTVAGAVYREVPVSQIKPNPKQPRQVFDEDALNELEHSIREFGLMQPIVVRELGNDEYELVMGERRLRASQLAELEAIPAIVRQTADEAMLRDALLENIHRVQLNPLEEAAAYQQLLDEFAVTHEELASRIGRSRPVITNTIRLLKLPLAVQRRVAAGVLSAGHARALLSLEDAESQEELAARIVAEGMSVRATEEAVTLKKSEKPAKPKPAPRKPIQAPGLQELANRLSDRFDTRVKVDLGRRKGRITLEFGSVDDLERIVALMDQNQANQTPKID; encoded by the coding sequence ATGAGCGAGCGCAGAGGAGGGCTCGGGCGCGGGCTCGCCGCCCTGATCCCCACCGGCCCTCCGCCGGGTTCGGCGGCTCCCGTCGAGAACGGTTCCCCTGCCCCGTCCGCTCCCGCGAGCAAGCCCGCGGGGCCGGACGACAAGGGCTGGTTCGCGGCCAACGGCGCGGCCGGTTCGCACGGCGGAACGGTCGCCGGCGCGGTCTACCGCGAGGTGCCGGTCAGCCAGATCAAGCCGAACCCGAAGCAGCCGCGGCAGGTCTTCGACGAGGACGCGCTCAACGAGCTGGAGCACTCGATCCGCGAGTTCGGGCTCATGCAGCCCATCGTGGTCCGGGAGCTCGGCAACGACGAGTACGAACTCGTCATGGGCGAGCGGCGGCTGCGTGCCTCCCAGCTGGCGGAGCTGGAGGCGATCCCGGCGATCGTCCGCCAGACCGCCGACGAGGCGATGCTGCGCGACGCGCTGCTCGAGAACATCCACCGCGTTCAGCTCAACCCGCTCGAAGAGGCGGCCGCGTATCAGCAGCTGCTCGACGAATTCGCGGTCACGCACGAGGAACTGGCGAGCCGGATCGGGCGTAGCCGCCCGGTCATCACGAACACGATCCGCTTGCTCAAACTCCCCCTCGCGGTCCAGCGACGGGTCGCGGCCGGGGTGCTTTCGGCGGGCCACGCGCGGGCGCTGCTGTCTCTCGAAGACGCCGAGAGTCAGGAAGAGCTGGCCGCGCGGATCGTCGCGGAGGGTATGTCGGTCCGCGCGACCGAAGAAGCCGTGACGCTCAAGAAGAGCGAAAAGCCGGCCAAGCCGAAGCCCGCTCCCCGCAAGCCGATCCAGGCACCCGGTCTCCAGGAACTGGCGAACCGGCTTTCGGACCGGTTCGACACTCGCGTGAAGGTCGACTTGGGTCGCCGCAAGGGGCGGATCACCCTCGAATTCGGCTCGGTTGACGATCTTGAACGCATCGTGGCGCTCATGGATCAAAATCAGGCAAATCAGACACCGAAAATCGATTAG
- a CDS encoding HAD family phosphatase yields MKGFFGGRNPRAVVFDCDGLLFARRGLPFGADEKALVIGKSLPAAADAMAAAAGEPDAGAEIADELLRLVTEVVTAKAEAMPGARELVELTAAAVPVAVASNSPRALLDAALVRGGLAEMFPVKLAADEVTAPKPDPEMYLTACGLLNVEPADALAFEDSMTGLGVPVIGVPTLKHQDFPADVVIGSLRDEELLSWVRGWSRR; encoded by the coding sequence GTGAAGGGGTTCTTCGGCGGTCGAAATCCGCGCGCGGTGGTCTTCGACTGCGACGGATTGCTGTTCGCGCGGCGCGGGCTCCCCTTCGGAGCAGACGAGAAGGCGTTGGTGATCGGCAAGTCGCTCCCGGCCGCCGCCGACGCGATGGCGGCTGCGGCCGGCGAACCGGATGCCGGCGCCGAGATCGCGGACGAGTTGCTGAGGTTGGTGACCGAGGTCGTCACCGCGAAAGCGGAGGCGATGCCCGGCGCGCGTGAATTGGTCGAACTGACCGCCGCGGCCGTACCGGTCGCCGTCGCGAGCAACTCGCCCCGGGCGCTCCTGGACGCCGCACTCGTTCGCGGCGGCCTGGCGGAAATGTTTCCCGTGAAACTGGCCGCCGACGAGGTGACCGCGCCGAAGCCGGATCCAGAGATGTACTTGACCGCTTGTGGTCTCTTGAACGTCGAGCCTGCCGACGCGCTGGCGTTCGAAGACTCCATGACGGGCCTTGGCGTGCCCGTCATCGGGGTACCGACGTTGAAGCATCAGGACTTCCCCGCCGATGTCGTGATCGGCTCGCTGCGCGACGAAGAGCTGTTGTCCTGGGTACGCGGATGGTCTCGGCGATGA
- a CDS encoding D-alanine--D-alanine ligase, with product MVDRTVAVLAGGLSHERDVSLRSGRRLSVALRAEGLIVEEWDTDAGLLERLRTQRPDAAIVALHGGEGENGAVQTVLEMLDVPYVGTSSRGCRRAWDKPTAKALVADAGFTTPDWVVLPHSTFRELGAQAVLDSMVDTLGLPMILKPDQGGSALGAQVVKDAAEMPGAMVGCFAYGDTVLAEKFVSGVEVAVTVIEGEEGPEALPAVEIVPESGVYDYTARYTAGLTDFFTPARIPDDAAKAVGELAVAVHRQLGLRDISRTDAVITEDGTVHFLAVNPSPGLTETSIVPVAIEAAGATLGSVFADLVGRAISRKS from the coding sequence GTGGTCGACCGCACCGTTGCCGTACTCGCAGGCGGCCTGTCCCACGAACGCGATGTCTCTCTCCGCTCCGGACGCCGGCTCTCGGTCGCGTTGCGGGCGGAAGGCCTCATCGTCGAGGAGTGGGACACCGACGCGGGTCTGCTCGAACGTCTACGCACCCAGCGGCCCGACGCGGCCATCGTCGCCCTACACGGAGGTGAAGGGGAGAACGGTGCGGTGCAGACGGTGCTGGAGATGCTCGACGTGCCTTACGTCGGCACCAGCTCGCGAGGCTGCCGACGCGCGTGGGACAAGCCGACGGCCAAAGCGCTCGTCGCCGACGCGGGCTTCACCACGCCGGACTGGGTAGTGCTGCCGCACAGCACCTTCCGCGAGCTCGGCGCGCAAGCCGTGCTGGACTCGATGGTCGACACACTCGGGCTGCCCATGATCCTGAAGCCCGACCAGGGAGGATCGGCGCTGGGCGCCCAGGTCGTCAAGGACGCCGCGGAAATGCCCGGCGCGATGGTCGGCTGCTTCGCCTACGGCGACACCGTCCTCGCCGAGAAGTTCGTTTCCGGCGTCGAGGTGGCCGTCACGGTCATCGAAGGCGAAGAGGGACCCGAGGCCTTGCCCGCGGTCGAAATCGTGCCGGAGAGCGGCGTATACGACTACACCGCCCGCTACACCGCCGGGCTGACCGACTTCTTTACCCCCGCGCGGATTCCCGACGACGCCGCCAAGGCAGTGGGCGAACTGGCCGTCGCCGTGCACCGGCAACTCGGGCTTCGCGACATCTCCCGCACCGACGCGGTGATCACCGAAGACGGCACGGTCCACTTCCTCGCGGTGAACCCCTCACCGGGTCTCACCGAGACCTCGATCGTGCCGGTGGCGATCGAGGCGGCCGGCGCCACCCTCGGCTCGGTCTTCGCCGACCTCGTCGGACGGGCGATTTCCCGCAAGAGCTGA
- a CDS encoding PLP-dependent aminotransferase family protein, with the protein MTENRPVRPEPGRHNLDPHLDRYAARTAGMTASEIRALFAVASRPEVVSLAGGMPNLAALPLDTLSTQVGELIAEDGLVALQYGSAHGVPALREQICEIMALEGIKAHPDDVVVTVGSQMGLDMVTRLFCDPGDVIIAEGPSYVGALGSFAAYQADVVHVAMDDHGLVPEGLRAALAETRKAGRRVKFLYTIPNFHNPGGVTLAVERRAEIVEICRENDILIVEDNPYGLLGFSGQTYPALRSIDPDNVVYLGSFSKTFASGLRVGWVLAPHAVREKLVLAAESATLCPPTLNQLIVSRYLSTHDWMGQIKTFRENYRERRDAILSALEQHMPAGCSWTKPDGGFYVWMTVPEGVDTKAMLPRAVTARVAYASGTGFYADGFGSRQLRLSYCYPTPERIREGVRRLAAVLESEMDLARTFGNASPRSISGPQNPSPDTV; encoded by the coding sequence ATGACCGAGAACCGCCCTGTCCGGCCGGAGCCCGGCCGCCACAACCTCGACCCTCACCTCGACCGCTACGCCGCGCGTACGGCCGGGATGACTGCTTCCGAGATCAGGGCCTTGTTCGCGGTGGCCAGTCGCCCCGAAGTGGTATCGCTCGCCGGCGGAATGCCGAACCTCGCCGCGCTCCCGTTGGACACGCTGTCCACGCAGGTCGGCGAGCTCATCGCCGAGGACGGCCTGGTCGCGCTCCAGTACGGCTCCGCGCACGGCGTCCCCGCCCTGCGCGAGCAGATCTGCGAAATCATGGCCCTCGAAGGGATCAAGGCCCACCCGGACGACGTCGTCGTGACGGTCGGCTCCCAGATGGGGCTCGACATGGTGACCCGGCTGTTCTGCGATCCTGGCGACGTCATCATCGCCGAAGGTCCCTCGTACGTCGGCGCGCTCGGCTCTTTCGCCGCGTACCAGGCGGACGTCGTCCACGTCGCGATGGACGACCACGGCCTCGTCCCCGAGGGGCTGCGCGCCGCGCTCGCGGAGACGCGGAAAGCGGGCCGCCGGGTCAAATTCCTCTACACGATCCCCAACTTCCACAACCCCGGCGGCGTCACGCTGGCCGTCGAGCGGCGCGCGGAGATCGTGGAGATCTGCCGCGAGAACGACATCCTCATCGTCGAGGACAACCCGTACGGTCTGCTGGGATTCAGCGGCCAGACGTACCCGGCGCTCCGCTCGATCGACCCCGACAATGTCGTGTACTTGGGCTCTTTTTCGAAGACCTTCGCCTCCGGTCTGCGGGTCGGCTGGGTGCTCGCACCCCACGCGGTCCGGGAGAAGCTCGTACTCGCGGCCGAGTCTGCGACGCTTTGTCCGCCGACGCTTAACCAGTTGATCGTGTCGCGATACCTCTCGACTCACGACTGGATGGGCCAGATCAAGACCTTCCGCGAAAACTACCGTGAGCGCCGGGACGCGATCCTGTCCGCGCTCGAACAGCACATGCCCGCCGGCTGCAGCTGGACCAAACCCGACGGCGGTTTCTACGTCTGGATGACCGTCCCCGAAGGCGTGGACACGAAGGCGATGCTGCCGAGGGCCGTCACGGCCCGGGTCGCGTACGCCTCCGGAACCGGTTTCTACGCCGACGGTTTCGGCAGCAGACAGCTTCGTCTTTCCTACTGCTACCCGACGCCCGAACGGATCCGCGAAGGCGTCCGGCGGCTCGCCGCGGTGCTCGAGTCCGAAATGGACCTGGCGCGTACCTTCGGTAACGCGAGCCCACGCTCGATCTCGGGGCCGCAGAACCCCTCTCCGGACACGGTCTGA
- a CDS encoding N-acetyltransferase, whose protein sequence is MSRRVVGVTLDNLEHLPKSCRRCVYWELAPHLKAQAEEYGATEVEKEAWVSSVLLEWGSCGRIVYSDTLPVGFVLYAPPNAVPRSLAFPTSPPGPDAVLLTAFQVLPEFQGGGLGRMLVQAVAKDLTKRGVRAIEAFGDAKPDETDPDGGHSCVLPAAFLQSVGFKTVRPHPRWPRLRLELRSAISWKEDVEAALERLLGQVSITTAEPSLGRA, encoded by the coding sequence GTGTCGCGTCGCGTCGTGGGCGTAACCCTGGACAACCTCGAGCATCTGCCGAAGAGCTGCCGCCGCTGCGTGTACTGGGAGCTGGCGCCGCATCTGAAGGCGCAGGCCGAGGAATACGGCGCGACCGAGGTCGAAAAGGAAGCTTGGGTCTCCAGCGTGCTGCTGGAGTGGGGTTCCTGCGGCCGGATCGTCTACAGCGACACCCTGCCCGTCGGTTTCGTGCTCTACGCGCCGCCGAACGCCGTGCCGCGCTCGCTGGCCTTCCCGACTTCGCCTCCCGGCCCGGACGCGGTACTGCTGACCGCCTTCCAGGTCCTCCCCGAATTCCAAGGTGGCGGACTCGGCCGCATGCTGGTGCAGGCCGTCGCGAAGGATCTGACCAAACGCGGTGTCCGCGCGATCGAAGCGTTCGGGGACGCCAAACCCGACGAGACCGATCCGGACGGCGGGCACAGCTGTGTGCTGCCCGCCGCGTTCCTGCAGAGCGTCGGGTTCAAGACCGTGCGGCCGCATCCGCGGTGGCCGCGGCTGCGGCTGGAACTGCGGTCGGCTATTTCGTGGAAGGAAGACGTGGAGGCGGCCCTCGAACGGCTGCTCGGCCAGGTCTCCATCACGACGGCCGAGCCGAGCCTCGGCCGCGCCTGA
- a CDS encoding N-acetylmuramoyl-L-alanine amidase translates to MRVLRRGDAGPDVAEIRSTLAAMELLPPVTESGEYEVFDTAMEHAVRAFQQRRGLITDGLVGPATYQALRGAGFHLGSRPLTYMFSAPMQGDDVFALQERLTELGFDAGRPDGHFGPQTERALKTFQRDMRLVADGMCGPATIRELHRLSSPRARGGRPVFLREQEQVRQAGPRLRGKRIVIDPGHGGEDLGVVAGGLREADIAWDLARRLEGRMQATGMEALISRGPNQSPSEGDRAKFANEAGADLFLSLHNDKNSSPKAQGVASFHFGTGNGTTSTVGELLAGFIQRELAARTGMLDCRTHYKTWEIFTRTRCPAVRIEIGYLTNPEDSRKLADPAFRDVVAEGILVAVKRLYLLGEGDQPTGTFTFADVLAHELAKAE, encoded by the coding sequence ATGCGGGTACTCCGCCGCGGTGACGCCGGACCGGACGTCGCCGAGATCAGGTCCACGCTGGCGGCGATGGAGCTGCTCCCGCCGGTGACCGAATCCGGGGAGTACGAGGTCTTCGACACGGCGATGGAACACGCCGTTCGAGCGTTCCAGCAGCGCCGTGGGCTCATCACCGACGGTCTGGTGGGTCCGGCGACCTACCAGGCGCTTCGCGGCGCGGGCTTCCATCTGGGCAGCCGCCCGCTGACCTACATGTTCTCCGCCCCCATGCAGGGTGACGACGTCTTCGCGCTCCAGGAGCGGCTGACCGAACTCGGTTTCGACGCAGGCCGCCCCGACGGGCACTTCGGCCCGCAGACCGAACGCGCGCTCAAGACCTTCCAGCGCGACATGCGCCTGGTCGCCGACGGTATGTGCGGCCCGGCCACGATCCGTGAGCTGCACCGGCTCTCGTCGCCGCGTGCCCGCGGCGGCCGTCCCGTTTTCCTGCGTGAGCAGGAGCAGGTGCGGCAGGCGGGCCCCCGGCTGCGCGGCAAGCGCATCGTGATCGACCCCGGCCACGGCGGCGAGGACCTCGGCGTCGTCGCCGGCGGTCTGCGCGAGGCGGACATCGCCTGGGACCTGGCGCGGCGGCTCGAAGGCCGGATGCAGGCCACCGGTATGGAGGCGCTGATCTCGCGCGGCCCGAACCAGAGCCCGAGCGAGGGCGACCGGGCGAAGTTCGCGAACGAGGCGGGCGCCGACCTGTTCCTTTCGCTGCACAACGACAAGAACTCCTCGCCCAAGGCGCAGGGGGTCGCGAGCTTCCACTTCGGCACCGGCAACGGCACCACGTCGACCGTCGGCGAGCTGCTGGCGGGCTTCATCCAGCGTGAGCTGGCCGCGCGCACCGGCATGCTCGACTGCCGCACGCACTACAAGACCTGGGAGATCTTCACCCGCACCCGCTGCCCGGCGGTGCGGATCGAGATCGGCTACCTGACCAACCCGGAAGACAGCCGCAAACTGGCGGACCCGGCTTTCCGCGACGTCGTCGCCGAAGGCATCCTGGTCGCCGTGAAGCGCCTGTACCTCCTCGGCGAAGGGGACCAGCCGACCGGCACGTTCACCTTCGCGGACGTCCTGGCCCACGAACTCGCCAAAGCGGAGTAG
- the trxA gene encoding thioredoxin, with protein sequence MANTVTVTDKTFVDDVLTSEKPVLVDFWATWCGPCKMVAPVLEEIAAENGEKLTIAKLDIDANPNTARDYQVMSIPTLILFQGGKPVKQIVGAKPKAALLSDLADVL encoded by the coding sequence ATGGCCAACACCGTGACGGTGACCGACAAGACGTTCGTCGACGACGTGCTGACGAGCGAGAAGCCCGTCCTGGTCGACTTCTGGGCGACCTGGTGCGGTCCGTGCAAGATGGTCGCCCCGGTGCTCGAGGAGATCGCGGCGGAGAACGGCGAGAAGCTGACCATCGCGAAGCTCGACATCGATGCCAACCCGAACACTGCGCGTGACTACCAGGTGATGTCGATTCCGACGCTGATCCTGTTCCAGGGCGGCAAGCCGGTGAAGCAGATCGTCGGCGCCAAGCCGAAGGCCGCGCTGCTCTCGGACCTCGCCGACGTCCTCTGA
- the trxB gene encoding thioredoxin-disulfide reductase produces MAAEEIRNLIIVGSGPAGYTAAVYAARAQLEPLVFEGTQFGGALMTTTEVENFPGFREGIQGPDLMEEMREQAKRFGADLRQEDVESVELTGDVKYVVANGKRYAARAVVLSMGAAARYLNVPGEQELLGRGVSACATCDGFFFRDHDIVVAGGGDSAMEEATFLTKFAKSVTIVHRREEFRASKIMLERARENEKIKWALNKQITGVEGEGKVEGLKLKDTVTGEESKLDVTGFFVAIGHDPRSELVRGQVDLDEDGYVLTKGRTSYTNLPGVFAAGDLVDRTYRQAITAAGSGCAAAIDAERWLAEHAGVETAQETPELVGGGYGATTN; encoded by the coding sequence GTGGCTGCCGAGGAGATCAGGAACCTGATCATTGTGGGATCGGGTCCTGCGGGATACACCGCCGCTGTCTACGCGGCACGAGCGCAGCTCGAACCGCTGGTGTTCGAGGGCACTCAGTTCGGCGGTGCGCTGATGACGACGACGGAGGTCGAGAACTTCCCCGGCTTCCGCGAAGGCATCCAGGGTCCCGACCTCATGGAAGAGATGCGGGAGCAGGCGAAGCGTTTCGGCGCCGACCTGCGCCAGGAAGATGTCGAGTCCGTCGAGCTGACTGGTGACGTCAAGTACGTCGTCGCGAACGGCAAGCGCTACGCGGCCCGCGCGGTCGTGCTCTCGATGGGTGCCGCCGCCCGCTATCTGAACGTGCCCGGCGAGCAGGAACTGCTCGGCCGCGGTGTTTCGGCCTGCGCCACCTGCGACGGCTTCTTCTTCCGCGACCACGACATCGTGGTCGCGGGCGGCGGTGACTCCGCGATGGAGGAGGCGACCTTCCTGACGAAGTTCGCGAAGTCCGTCACGATCGTCCACCGCCGCGAGGAGTTCCGCGCCTCCAAGATCATGCTGGAGCGCGCCCGCGAGAACGAGAAGATCAAGTGGGCGCTCAACAAGCAGATCACCGGAGTCGAGGGTGAAGGCAAGGTCGAGGGCCTGAAGCTCAAGGACACGGTGACCGGCGAGGAGTCCAAGCTCGACGTGACCGGGTTCTTCGTGGCGATCGGGCACGACCCGCGCAGCGAACTGGTGCGCGGCCAGGTGGACCTCGACGAGGACGGCTACGTGCTCACCAAGGGCCGGACCTCGTACACGAACCTTCCCGGTGTCTTCGCGGCGGGCGACCTGGTCGACCGCACGTACCGGCAGGCGATCACCGCCGCCGGCTCGGGCTGCGCGGCCGCCATCGATGCAGAACGATGGCTGGCGGAGCACGCCGGTGTCGAGACCGCCCAAGAGACTCCTGAGCTGGTCGGCGGCGGCTACGGCGCCACCACCAACTGA
- the sigM gene encoding RNA polymerase sigma factor SigM, whose translation MTAAAPTDADLIAAHAAGDPHAFSELVQRHRDRMWAVALRTLRDPEEAADALQDAFISAFRAAGNFRAESQVTTWLHRIVVNACLDRIRRGKARPTVPLPETGQFNEPASPRDSMSERETSLVVKEALDQLPEEQRAPIVLVDVEGYSVAETAKMLGIAEGTVKSRCARGRGKLAKVLGHLRNPDAIANVPTHESKRERATPQRGARRPQGTPGDGEGR comes from the coding sequence GTGACAGCTGCAGCTCCCACGGACGCGGATCTCATAGCGGCACACGCCGCTGGAGACCCGCACGCGTTCAGTGAACTGGTCCAGCGACATCGAGACCGCATGTGGGCGGTGGCCCTGCGCACCTTGCGGGATCCGGAAGAAGCCGCGGACGCCCTGCAGGACGCCTTCATCTCCGCGTTCCGAGCGGCGGGCAACTTCAGGGCGGAATCGCAGGTCACGACGTGGTTGCACCGCATCGTCGTGAACGCGTGCCTCGACCGCATCCGGCGGGGCAAGGCCAGACCGACCGTTCCGCTGCCCGAGACCGGGCAGTTCAACGAACCCGCCTCGCCGCGCGACTCGATGTCCGAGCGCGAGACGAGCCTGGTCGTCAAGGAAGCCCTCGACCAGCTCCCCGAAGAGCAACGTGCCCCGATCGTGTTGGTCGATGTCGAGGGATACTCCGTCGCCGAGACGGCGAAGATGCTCGGCATCGCCGAGGGCACGGTCAAGAGCCGGTGTGCCCGAGGTCGCGGAAAGCTCGCGAAGGTTCTCGGACATCTACGGAACCCCGATGCTATTGCGAACGTCCCAACTCACGAAAGCAAACGAGAGCGCGCTACCCCGCAACGGGGTGCCAGGCGTCCTCAGGGCACGCCGGGTGACGGGGAGGGACGATGA
- a CDS encoding protein kinase family protein: protein MGIRAQGGSLAPGRVVGDGRYRLLAQFGVDERAAAHLWRARDGQLKRDVALTLLVGDPADAEAARLARRTLERAAHASKFGHGGVARVLDVLSLGSGVTSSEGLLGVVVAEWTKGSDLVDLVAQRPVAPAAAARMVQALAEAVDHAHQNGLVLGLDHPQRLRLTPDGALKLAFPGPLPEATLRDDVKALGAVLYLLLTGRWALPGGPAAIPAAPHAPTGRVIPPRSLVPTVPVELSSLAVRTIEDGGHGGIRTSAAILRVLDQVAEAEERTQLIKAVGEEEAVAESDGTVWTTKKPVKDVARRKKLAFGVTVLVVATVVILAWGGMMLINLFQGESKSSGPKMNVAASSSQVVPPSGEQQPPPAQKPPAPAVGAAVKPSAVAVYNPGSKGDSPGKARNATDGDAVTSWKTDQYDEQFPVLKDGVGLVVTFKDPINLSQVKIDAASAGSKVEIRSADKKNPKLDETKVVGSGDLAAGESTVALQQPQQGQYFIIWITQLGEDDKGKFITELKELTFLPAG, encoded by the coding sequence GTGGGCATCCGGGCCCAAGGCGGGTCGCTGGCCCCTGGCCGGGTCGTCGGTGACGGCCGGTATCGCCTGCTCGCACAGTTCGGGGTGGACGAGCGGGCAGCCGCGCATCTTTGGCGCGCCCGCGACGGGCAGCTGAAGCGGGACGTGGCGCTGACGCTGCTGGTCGGCGACCCCGCGGACGCGGAGGCCGCCCGGCTCGCGCGCCGGACGCTGGAACGCGCCGCGCACGCGTCGAAATTCGGCCACGGCGGGGTCGCGCGCGTCCTCGACGTGCTCAGTCTCGGCAGCGGCGTCACCTCGAGCGAAGGTCTGCTCGGTGTCGTCGTGGCGGAATGGACCAAGGGCAGCGACCTGGTCGACCTCGTGGCGCAGCGCCCGGTGGCGCCCGCCGCGGCGGCCCGGATGGTGCAGGCACTGGCGGAAGCCGTCGACCACGCCCATCAGAACGGTCTCGTCCTCGGCCTCGACCACCCGCAGCGCCTGCGGCTCACCCCGGACGGCGCGCTGAAGCTCGCCTTCCCCGGCCCGCTGCCCGAAGCGACCCTTCGCGACGACGTCAAAGCACTCGGCGCCGTCCTGTACCTGCTGCTGACCGGCCGTTGGGCCCTTCCCGGCGGCCCGGCCGCGATCCCGGCGGCGCCGCACGCGCCGACCGGGCGCGTCATCCCGCCGCGTTCACTGGTCCCGACGGTCCCGGTCGAGCTGTCGTCGCTCGCCGTCCGCACCATCGAGGACGGTGGCCACGGCGGCATCCGCACCAGCGCGGCCATCCTGCGCGTGCTGGACCAGGTCGCCGAAGCCGAAGAACGCACCCAGCTGATCAAGGCCGTCGGCGAGGAAGAGGCCGTCGCCGAATCGGACGGCACGGTGTGGACGACGAAGAAACCGGTCAAGGACGTCGCGCGGCGCAAGAAGCTGGCGTTCGGCGTGACCGTGCTGGTCGTCGCGACCGTGGTCATCCTCGCCTGGGGCGGGATGATGCTGATCAACCTGTTCCAGGGTGAGTCGAAGTCCAGCGGTCCGAAGATGAACGTCGCCGCGTCGTCCTCGCAGGTCGTGCCGCCCTCGGGCGAGCAGCAGCCGCCGCCCGCGCAGAAGCCGCCGGCCCCCGCGGTGGGTGCCGCGGTGAAACCGTCGGCCGTGGCCGTCTACAACCCGGGCAGCAAGGGCGACAGCCCCGGCAAAGCCAGGAACGCCACCGACGGCGACGCGGTCACCTCGTGGAAGACCGACCAGTACGACGAGCAGTTCCCGGTGCTCAAGGACGGCGTCGGGCTGGTCGTGACCTTCAAGGACCCGATCAATCTCAGCCAGGTGAAGATCGACGCGGCGAGTGCCGGTTCGAAGGTCGAGATCCGCTCCGCCGACAAGAAGAACCCGAAGCTCGACGAGACGAAGGTCGTCGGGAGCGGGGACCTCGCGGCGGGCGAGTCGACCGTCGCCTTGCAGCAGCCTCAGCAGGGTCAGTACTTCATCATCTGGATCACTCAGCTGGGTGAAGATGACAAAGGCAAGTTCATCACCGAACTCAAAGAGCTGACCTTCCTGCCTGCGGGGTGA